The genome window CTTCGAAGGCCTTCTGGTGGAACGCGGGGTGCTCGCCGCCGACGAAGCCGAAGCGCTGAAGCGTTCGGTGCTGGCCGAGGCGAACGAAGCCACCGACCGCGCCGAGGCGATGCCCTATCCCCCGGCGAGCGATTTATTCGAAAACGTGTACGCAGACGACTACCGCCCCTGGCGCTAGCGCCCGCATCGATGAGAGGCATCCGATTATGACCGACGTGGGCACCCGGCCGGCAACGCTCGACAAGCGCGGCCTTTCCGACGAGCAGTTGCTCGCGATCTTCCGTAATATGCTGCTGCAGCGGCAATTGGATAACCGCGGCTTTCAGCTGAACCGTCAAGGAAAGGTTCCGTTCGCGCTCGGCAGCGAGGGCCACGAAGCGCTGCAGGCCGGAGCCGCGATGGCATTCCATCGCGGCAAAGATATTCTCGCGCCGTACTATCGCGATCTCGGCTTGGCCGTCGGCATCGGGCTTACGCCGTTCGAGATCTTGCTGTCGTTGTTCGCACGCGCCGACGACCATAACGGCGGACGTCAATTCCCCAATCATTACTCGTCCAAAGCTGCCGGCCTCATGTCGTTCTCGTCGATTCTGGCCGCCCATATTCCGCACGCAGTCGGTGCAGCGTACGCGATCAAGTATCGGGGCGAAACTGGCCGCGCCGTGCTCGCGACCTGCGGCGACGGAACGACCAGCGAAGGCGAGTGGCACGAGTCGATGAATTTCGCCGCGATTCATAAGCTGCCGTTCGTCATGTTGGTCGAAAACAACGGGTGGGCGATCTCGACGCCGTTGAGCAAACAAATGGCGGAGCCGGAAATATGGAAACGCGCGGCGGGCTACGGACTACCGGGCCGGCGCTTCAACGGTTTGGATCCGATCGAAACCTACGCGGTCGTTAGCGAAGCGATGGAACGCGCCCGCTCGGGCGCCGGCCCTTCCTTGATTGAAGGGACGTGTTACCGCTTCTTAGCGCACTCGACCGACGACAACGACATGACCTATCGCACGCGCGAAATGGTCGAGGAGTATCGCAAGCACGACCCGGTTCCGAGGTTCGAAGCGTTGCTGATCCAGAACGGCCTCGCGACCAAAGAACAAGTCGACGCATTGCGCAAAGACGTGCTTCGCGAAACCAACGAAGCAACCGACGCGGCCGAAGCGTTACCGTATCCGGTACCGGCCGATCTCTATACGAACGTTTACGAAGGAGCCTGGCAGCCGTGGCAGTGACCGAAACGTCGGCGACGACCGTGATGAACAACGTCGAAGCGGTGCGTGCGACCCTCTACGAGGCGATGAAAAATGACGACCGCACGATCATCATCGGCGAGGACGTCGGTCCGCGCGGCAACGTCTTCCTCATCACCAAAGACTTTATCGAAGAGTTCGGGGAATCGCGCGTGATCGATACGCCGATCGCCGAAGCATCGATCGTCGGCATTGCGGTCGGCATGGCGATGGAAGGCTTGCGCCCGATCGCCGAGATCCAGTTCGCCGACTTCATCTATCCGGCGTTTAATCAAATCGTCGGCGAAGCCGCCAAGACGCGCTATCGCTCGAACGGCGAGTACACGTGTCCGCTCGTGATTCGTACTCCCTACGGCGGCGGCGTGCGCGGCGCGCTTTCGCACTCGGTTTCGATCGAAGCGTTGTTCTATCACGTTCCCGGCCTCAAGATCGTCGCGCCGTCGTTTCCAGCCGACGTCAAAGGCTTGCTCAACGCGGCCATCGACGATCCCGATCCGGTACTCTTCTTAGAACACAAGAAGACGTATCGCCTGATCAAAGGCGAGGTGCCGAACGGTCATTACACAATTCCGATCGGCAAAGCCAACGTGCTGCAAGAAGGCACGCGGCTCACGGTCGTATCCTACGGCCTCTACGTTCATTGGGCGCTCGAAGCCGCCAAACAACTCGCCGGCGAGGGTCTATCGGTCGAGGTCATCGACCTGCGTTCGATTCGTCCGATGGATAAAGAAACGATCCTGGCCAGCGTCGAGAAAACGCGCAAACTGTTGATCGTGCACGAAGATAATAAGTTCGGTGGTATCGGTGCCGAAATCAGCGCGATGGTCGCCGAAGAAGCGCTCTTCCATCTCGATGCACCGATCCGCCGGCATTGCGCTCCCGACGTTCCGGCGATGGGCTACGCGCTGCCGCTCGAAGAGGAATATATGTCGTCACCCGAACGCATGGCGCAAGCGATGCGCGACTTGGTGGCGTTCTAATGGCGACCACCATCACGATGCCCCAGCTGGGCGAAACCGTCACCGAAGGCACGGTCGCGCAGTGGCTCAAGAAAGTCGGCGACAACGTCGAAAAATATGAAGCGTTTGTCGAAGTTTCGACCGATAAGGTCAACGCCGAAGTTCCGTCGCCGGTAACCGGAACGATTCGCGAAGTGCTGGTCGCCGAAGGCGAAACGGTCGCAACCGGCACCCCGATTGCGATCATCGACGAAGTCGGCGCAGCGACGCAAGAAACGGCTCCGGCCGCGCCGGCGGCCGCTCCGCCGGCTCCGGCGCAAGCGTCGAGCAATGGTGCATCGACGGCCGGACAGAGTATCGCTTCATCGGCCAACGGCGAGGCCGGACGCGAAGCCGCATTGCGCGGCGCGTCGCCCGCCGTTCGCCGCTTGGCGCGCGAACACGGCGTCGACATTCGCACCGTTTCTGGCAGCGGCGCAAACGGACGCGTAACGGCTGACGATATCGTCAAAGCTGCGCAACAGCCGGCAGCGCAAGCCGCTCCGGTGGCAGCGTCTTCGACGTCGACGGCCAAGCCGGCCGCGGCGAATGGAACGTCGACCTACGCGAGCCCGGTTCCGGGAACGACGATCAACCTGTCGCCGGCGCGGCGTATTATCGCCGAACGCATGGTCGAAAGCGTGCACAACGCGCCGCACGCGTGGTCGATGGTGCAAATCGACGTCACCAACGTGTGGAAGTGGCGCGCGCGCGAGAAGGATCGCTTCGAACGCGATACGGGTTATAAACTCACGCTGTTGCCGTTCTTCATCCGCGCGGTCGTCGAAGCGATGAGTGCGTTCCCGTTGATGAACGCGCGCTTCAACGACGGCGGCATCGAAGTTCCGGCCGACACCAACATCGGCATCGCGATCGGTTTACCGACCAATCTGGTCGTCCCGGTCGTGCGGAATGCCGACCGGCTGTCGATTCGCGGCCTGGCAGTCGCCGGCGGCGAATTGATCGAGCGCGCCCGCAAGAACAAACTCACGATGGACGATCTCACCGGCGGTACGTTTACCGTGAACAACAATGGCGCCAACGGTTCGTGGGCGTCGGCACCGATCATCAACGCCGGACAGGCCGGCATTGTCACGATGGAAACGGTCGTCAAGCAGATGGTCGTGCGTCCCGACGACTCGTTCGCGATTCGCAGTATGATGAACGCCTGCTTGTCGCTCGATCACCGAGTGGTCGACGGCTACGTCGCCAGCGGTTTCCTCGCAGAATTGAAACGGCGTTTGGAAGCCATGGGACCGGACGGCACGCTATAAGCGGACCAGCCTTGCAGATCCGGCGCCGCTTTCGGTTCGAAGCGGCGCACGTTCTCCCGCACCACTTAGGCCGTTGCGCGCGCATGCACGGACACTCGTATCGCCTGGAAGTCGCCGTGCGCGGACCGCTGCGCGATGCGGGTCCGGCGCAGGGCATGGTCGTGGATTTCGACGACATCAAGCGCGTGGTTCGCGAGCGCGTGGTCGACGTGCTCGACCACCAGACGTTGAACGATATCGTCGACAATCCGACGGTCGAACGCGTCCTCGTATGGGCCTGGGAACGGCTGGACGGAACGCTGGAAGGCCTCGACGAGTTGGTCTTGTGGGAAACGCAAGACTCATGCGCGCGTGTCTGCCGGGACGACGTCGCCGGCGCGTCGTGACGCGCACGTGATCGCGTTGTCGGAGATCTTCTACACCGTGCAGGGTGAGGGAACGTGGACCGGCATGCCCGCCGTGTTCGTCCGTTTGGCGGGCTGCAATCTGTCGTGCGATTTTTGCGACACGGATTATTCGATGAAAGCACTTTGCAGCATCGAGCAGATCGTCGACGACGTCAGAGCGTGGAGCCCCGATCGTCCCGCCATCGTGCTGACCGGCGGTGAACCGTTCGCGCAAGCCGAAACGCCGGCATTGATCGACGCGCTGCGCGCCGATGGCAGGCGCGTGCATGTCGAGTCCAACGGCACGGTCTATGCGCCGCTTCCGGACGACGTGTGGCTCTGTGTCTCGCCGAAAGAACGCGTCGATCCGCGCATGGCGGCGCGCGCCGACGAGGCCAAACTGATCGTCGACCGGCGCGTTCCCGAAGAGCACGTTGCGCTGTTCGAGCGGCTCCCGGTTTTGCTGCTGCAACCCGAAGGCAACAAACCGCAAAACGTCGCGATCGCCATCGAGTATGCCAAAGCGCACCCGCAGCGCTTCCGGTTGTCGCTGCAGACGCACAAATTCATCGGGGTACCGTAATTCGCTCCGTGTTGCTCACCTGCGCGGTGGACCGGGAGCTGTCGTGGTGGGCGCCTCGTGCTAACGTCGACGTGCTCGTATCCGGCGTCGGTCCGGTCGAAGCAGCGTGTGCCGTGGCGACCGCCCTCGCACGCAACCACTACGATCTAGTGGTCGATGCCGGCATCGCGGGAGCGCTGGGCGGCGCCGCTGCGATCGGTGACGGCGTGATCGTGGTCGACGACCGCATCGAGTTGACGCTCGAGGATGGCCGCCCGCTGGCGCTGCCGCCGCATTCTACGATCGTCGATCGGGCCGTTTCTAATAGCGCCTTGGTTTCTGCGATAGCGGCGCACGGGTTCGCGACGCTTCACGGCGTGACGGTCTGTCGCGTCACGTCTACCGAAGCGACCGCAGAACGCCTCAGCGGCGCCGGCGCACAGGTCGAAACGATGGAAGGTTTTGCCGTATTGCGTGCGTGCGCTCGCGCTGCCGTGCCCGTCGTACAGCTGCGCGGCATCTCGAATCGCGCCGGCGACCGCGAGCGCTCGGGATGGAATTTCCAGGCCGGTCTTGACGGTCTCGCGCGTATCGCCACCGTACTGTTCGATCACATCGCCGACGAGGACGCCGCCACATGACACCGTTGACCCTCGCGTATTCGCCCTGTCCCAACGATACCTATATCTTTGCCGCGTTGACCAACGGTTTGCTCGAAGACGCGCCACCGGTGCGTGCCGAATTGCTGGACATCGACGAACTCAACGCCGGCGCGGCGCGGGGTGCCTACGAGTTGGTCAAGGTTAGCTACGGCGCCGTGCCGTTTCTCACCGGCAGATATCGTCTGCTGCGATCGGGCGGGGCGCTCGGACGCGGTTGCGGTCCGTTGGTTGTCGCTCGACCGGGCGGCGTACCCGAGCTGTTTTCGGGTCTTGCAGACTGCACGATCGCGATTCCGGGCGAACGTACCACCGCGTTTCTGCTCCTGCAACTCGCGCTACGAAGCCGCCCCAAAACCAAGGTCGTGCGCTTCGACCGTATCGTCGACGCGGTCGTGGCCGGAGAGGTCGATGCCGGCCTCATCATTCACGAATCGCGCTTCACGTATCGCGACGCGAATTTGATCTCGGTGACCGACCTCGGCGAATGGTGGGAAGACGCGACCACGCTGCCCATTCCGCTCGGCGCGATCGCCGTTCGCGACGACGTCGCCGATCCCAAAGCGCTCTCGGCAGCCGTGCGCGCTAGCCTCGCGTACGCGCGGGGGAACGAAGCTGCCATCATGCCGTACGTGCGCGAGCACGCCACCGAAATGGACGAAACGGTGATGCGCTCGCATATCGATCTGTACGTCAACGAGTTCAGCGACGACATCGGTAAACTCGGCATCGAGGCGGTGCACGCACTATTCGAGCGCGCGCACGACGCCGGCCTGATCGATCGCGCGGCCGAACCGCAGTTCGTGTAGCGTGAACCGCAGGCGTTTCATCACCCAAACCGCGACCGGCGCAATGCTGGCCACCGTGCCGCGTGCACTCGTAGCGCAATCGGTGCCGTTCGCCTTGGGCGACGACGTTTTTCTCAACGGAGCGTGGCGCGAACTAGCGGGCGGTGGCGTCGGCATCATCACCAATCAAAGCGGCGTCACATCACAGGGTGAATCCATTGTCGACGCGGTGCGCCGTCGCACGCAACTCGACGTGCGCGCGATTTTTGCGCCCGAACACGGCTTGCGCGGGGACCGGCCGGCCGGTGCGACCGTGTCGTCGTACGTCGACTCCCAAACCGGTTTGCCGGTATACAGTTTGTACGGCGCAACCCGGCATGCCGATGCCGCCGAACTCTCCGGGATCCGCACGCTCCTGTTCGACATTCAAGACGTCGGCTCGCGGGCGTATACGTATATCTCGACCATGGCGTACGCCATGCAGACGGCTCGCGCGCGCGGCATCGCGTTTTGGGTGCTCGACCGGCCCAATCCGGTCGGCGGTGTGACGGTCGAAGGGCCGGTATTACAGCCGGCGTTTTCGTCCTTCATAGGGCTCTACCCGATCGCCATGCGTCACGGAATGACGGTCGGCGAACTCGCACGCCTGTTCAACGATCGCTTTGGCATCGGTGCCCAGCTCCATGTGGTTCCGATGCGCGGCTGGCAACGTTCGATGGTGTGGCCCGACACGGGATTGCGCTGGGTTCGCACGTCTCCGAACGTGCCGCAATGGCAGACGACGTTCGTACTGTTATGCACCGGCTTAATCGACAACGCCGGCATCAACAACGGCGTCGGCACCGACACTCCGTTTTTTCTCGCCGGCACGCTCGGGCTCGACGGCAACGCGCTCGCGGACGCGATGAACGCGCATCGACTGCCCGGCGTATCGTTCGAGGCGGCGCGCTGGTCGCCAAGCGCCGGCTTCTGGAAAGGCCGAACGCTGAGCGGCGTGCGTTTGTCGGTCGACGATCCGGCGGCGTTTCTGCCGGTCAAGACGTCGGTTTCGCTGTTGGTAACGATTCGGCAAATCGCGCCGAACGCGATCGTCATGAAGGACCCGGCCGCTCTCGACCGCGACTGGGGAACCGACGCGTTGCGGCTCGGATTGCGGCACGGTCTTTCCACCGACGCGATCCTCGCACAATGGAACTCGCGCACGAGCAACTTCCAAGCGTTGCGTTCGAAGTATCTGTTGTATGCCTGATAGCGTGCACGACGGGCTGCATCGCCGGCTCGTCGAAGCGCTCGGTCCGGGCGCCGTCAAAACCGAACCGGAAGATCTTGCCGTCTATTCGTTCGACGCCTATACCGGCGGCGGCACGCCCGCAGCGGTCGTGCTTCCGGCCTCGACGCGCGAGGTATCGGCCGTCGTCAAGATCGCACGCGATTGCGGACAACCGATCGTCGCGCGCGGCGCTGGAACGGGATTGTGCGGCGGCGCGGTTCCGGTCGCCGGCGGCGTCGTCATCGGGACGGCGCGCATGAACGGTGTGCTCGAGGTCGACGTACGAAACCGGCGCGCGCGCGTCGCACCCGGATTGATCAATCTCAATCTTTCTCGCGCGGTGCGCTCGGAGGGACTGTTCTACGCGCCCGATCCCGCGTCGCAAAAAACGTCGACGATTGGC of Candidatus Tumulicola sp. contains these proteins:
- a CDS encoding thiamine pyrophosphate-dependent dehydrogenase E1 component subunit alpha, whose product is MTDVGTRPATLDKRGLSDEQLLAIFRNMLLQRQLDNRGFQLNRQGKVPFALGSEGHEALQAGAAMAFHRGKDILAPYYRDLGLAVGIGLTPFEILLSLFARADDHNGGRQFPNHYSSKAAGLMSFSSILAAHIPHAVGAAYAIKYRGETGRAVLATCGDGTTSEGEWHESMNFAAIHKLPFVMLVENNGWAISTPLSKQMAEPEIWKRAAGYGLPGRRFNGLDPIETYAVVSEAMERARSGAGPSLIEGTCYRFLAHSTDDNDMTYRTREMVEEYRKHDPVPRFEALLIQNGLATKEQVDALRKDVLRETNEATDAAEALPYPVPADLYTNVYEGAWQPWQ
- a CDS encoding alpha-ketoacid dehydrogenase subunit beta: MAVTETSATTVMNNVEAVRATLYEAMKNDDRTIIIGEDVGPRGNVFLITKDFIEEFGESRVIDTPIAEASIVGIAVGMAMEGLRPIAEIQFADFIYPAFNQIVGEAAKTRYRSNGEYTCPLVIRTPYGGGVRGALSHSVSIEALFYHVPGLKIVAPSFPADVKGLLNAAIDDPDPVLFLEHKKTYRLIKGEVPNGHYTIPIGKANVLQEGTRLTVVSYGLYVHWALEAAKQLAGEGLSVEVIDLRSIRPMDKETILASVEKTRKLLIVHEDNKFGGIGAEISAMVAEEALFHLDAPIRRHCAPDVPAMGYALPLEEEYMSSPERMAQAMRDLVAF
- a CDS encoding dihydrolipoamide acetyltransferase family protein gives rise to the protein MATTITMPQLGETVTEGTVAQWLKKVGDNVEKYEAFVEVSTDKVNAEVPSPVTGTIREVLVAEGETVATGTPIAIIDEVGAATQETAPAAPAAAPPAPAQASSNGASTAGQSIASSANGEAGREAALRGASPAVRRLAREHGVDIRTVSGSGANGRVTADDIVKAAQQPAAQAAPVAASSTSTAKPAAANGTSTYASPVPGTTINLSPARRIIAERMVESVHNAPHAWSMVQIDVTNVWKWRAREKDRFERDTGYKLTLLPFFIRAVVEAMSAFPLMNARFNDGGIEVPADTNIGIAIGLPTNLVVPVVRNADRLSIRGLAVAGGELIERARKNKLTMDDLTGGTFTVNNNGANGSWASAPIINAGQAGIVTMETVVKQMVVRPDDSFAIRSMMNACLSLDHRVVDGYVASGFLAELKRRLEAMGPDGTL
- the queD gene encoding 6-carboxytetrahydropterin synthase QueD, translating into MQIRRRFRFEAAHVLPHHLGRCARMHGHSYRLEVAVRGPLRDAGPAQGMVVDFDDIKRVVRERVVDVLDHQTLNDIVDNPTVERVLVWAWERLDGTLEGLDELVLWETQDSCARVCRDDVAGAS
- a CDS encoding 7-carboxy-7-deazaguanine synthase QueE, which codes for MSAGTTSPARRDAHVIALSEIFYTVQGEGTWTGMPAVFVRLAGCNLSCDFCDTDYSMKALCSIEQIVDDVRAWSPDRPAIVLTGGEPFAQAETPALIDALRADGRRVHVESNGTVYAPLPDDVWLCVSPKERVDPRMAARADEAKLIVDRRVPEEHVALFERLPVLLLQPEGNKPQNVAIAIEYAKAHPQRFRLSLQTHKFIGVP
- a CDS encoding 1,4-dihydroxy-6-naphthoate synthase; translated protein: MTPLTLAYSPCPNDTYIFAALTNGLLEDAPPVRAELLDIDELNAGAARGAYELVKVSYGAVPFLTGRYRLLRSGGALGRGCGPLVVARPGGVPELFSGLADCTIAIPGERTTAFLLLQLALRSRPKTKVVRFDRIVDAVVAGEVDAGLIIHESRFTYRDANLISVTDLGEWWEDATTLPIPLGAIAVRDDVADPKALSAAVRASLAYARGNEAAIMPYVREHATEMDETVMRSHIDLYVNEFSDDIGKLGIEAVHALFERAHDAGLIDRAAEPQFV
- a CDS encoding DUF1343 domain-containing protein; this encodes MNRRRFITQTATGAMLATVPRALVAQSVPFALGDDVFLNGAWRELAGGGVGIITNQSGVTSQGESIVDAVRRRTQLDVRAIFAPEHGLRGDRPAGATVSSYVDSQTGLPVYSLYGATRHADAAELSGIRTLLFDIQDVGSRAYTYISTMAYAMQTARARGIAFWVLDRPNPVGGVTVEGPVLQPAFSSFIGLYPIAMRHGMTVGELARLFNDRFGIGAQLHVVPMRGWQRSMVWPDTGLRWVRTSPNVPQWQTTFVLLCTGLIDNAGINNGVGTDTPFFLAGTLGLDGNALADAMNAHRLPGVSFEAARWSPSAGFWKGRTLSGVRLSVDDPAAFLPVKTSVSLLVTIRQIAPNAIVMKDPAALDRDWGTDALRLGLRHGLSTDAILAQWNSRTSNFQALRSKYLLYA